The following DNA comes from Qingshengfaniella alkalisoli.
GGCCCTGCCGAGGGCCGAGAAGGTGTTCATGATTGCGATGCGGATGTGGATTTCGGCGGTTTGGCGAACGGACATGATCCTCTCACCGAAAAGTTTCAGGCAGTTCATCCTGGCCTCGACCCTGCTTCGGACATGGTATCGTACCCACTTCTTCCAAAGTGCCCGGCCCAGGTGTCGGGTTGCACGCAGGAGCTCGTTTCGCGCGAAGGCCGCGTGGCAGTCTTCCTTCCAGGCGCGCCCGTTGCGGCGGATGGGTAGTGAGGGCATGACTGCCACGGGTTCGAAGGAATGCCCGAACGCATCGGCACCTTGTTCAATGATCGCCCCATGACATCGGCGCGTATCATAGGTGCCGTCCGCGGTGACGGCCTCGATGGCCTTGTCGGGTGGGATCTGTGCCAGCAGCTCCGGCAGCAGCGGGCTGTCGCCCTGACGGCTTGAGGTGAACTCGACCGCGCGGACATCGCCCGTGCCTGCGTCCATGGCGATATGTACTTTTCGCCACTTCCTGCGGCGCGAGGCTCCATGCTTGCGCGCCAGCCACTCCCCATCACCACGGAACTTGATACCTGTGCTATCGATCAGAAGGTTCAGCGGCTGCCCGGAGACGCGATACGGGATCTGCACCGCAATCCGCGCCTGGCGACGGCACAGGGTCGAGAAATCCGGCACCGGCCAGTCGAGACCAGCCATCTGGATCAGGCTTTCGACCAATCCAACGGTCTGGCGGAGCGGAAGACCGAACAGGACTTTCAGCGTCAGACAAGCCTGGATCGCATTCGTCGGGTAAACCGTCCCCCCGGACGGTTTACTGGCCCTCCTCATTCCGAGAAAGTCTCGGGCCGTCCCCGCTTGCCGGACTTCTCCGCGTGCCAAACCATGTCGGGGTCGAACCAGACCGAGAGCGAGCCACGCTTGCGCAGCGCGGCGTTATACTCGGACCAGTTCGTCGTGCGGTAGCGGGTTGGAGGAGGCTTCGGCATAGATGCCAGCTACATCACTGGATTCATGAAGGGAATCCTCGCCGATATTTGCAACAACGCCTCCTCCCTGTACCGAGCTTATGTAACAATATGAAATATGAATCAGTATTCATGTCAAGTGTGCACTTGCTATGCCCGTGAAAGAACGGCGCTTTCGGCCTGGATACGAAGAGGCAGCCTGCCGCTGAAAACAGGCAAGCAGTCGCGTGTCAGAAACTTATTGTCCGTTCAGGAAGCCGACTCTATCGCTGGCTGTTCTGCCAGTTGGGATGCACCCAGGGTTTTGCGTTTGACGATGGCAGAGGATCGCGCCCCAGGATGTGATCGGACGCCTTTTCACCCACCAGGATGGAAGGCCCGTTCAGATTGCCATTGGTGATGCGCGGAAAGATCGAGCTGTCCGCCACGCGCAGACCGTCCACCCCGATCACCCGCGTGTCCGGATCGACGACTGCCATCGGATCATCCGCGCGGCCCATCCGGCATGTGCCGCAGGGGTGGTAGGCGCTTTCGACATGTTCGCGGATGAAATCGTCCAGCGCCGCATCGCTCTGGACGGCGTCGCCGGGCTGGATCTCGTGCTTGACGTATGGCTTGAAGGCATCTTGGGCAAAGATCTCTCGGGTCAGACGAATGCAGGCCCGGAAATCTTCCCAGTCGCTGTCATGCGACATGTAGTTGAACAGGATCTTCGGCGCGTCTGACGGATCGGCCGACTTCAACGACACCGCCCCCCGCGATGCCGACCGCATCGGCCCGACATGGGCCTGGAACCCGTGCCCTTCAGCGGCCGCCTGACCGTCATAGCGCACGGCGATCGGTAGAAAATGATACTGGATATCGGGGTACTGGACCCCGGCGCGGCTACGTATGAAGGCCGCGCTTTCGAACTGGTTCGACGCGCCCAGCCCCTTGCGGGTCAGCAACCACTGCGCGCCGATCAACGCCTTGCTGAAGAGATTCCAGTGCTTGTAAAGCGTGATCGGCTGGCTCGACGCCATTTGCAGGTACAGCTCAAGGTGGTCCTGCAGGTTCTGCCCCACACCGGCACGATCCGCGACAACCTCGATCCCATGCTCGCGCAGATGCGCGGCCGGGCCAATACCCGACAGCATCAGCAGCTTGGGGGAGTTCAGCGATGATGCAGCAAGGATCACCTCTCGACCGGCAGAGATCGTCTCGATCTTGCCGCCGCGGTCGATTTCGACTCCGGTGGCCCTGCCGTTCTCGATGACGACCCGCCGCGCGAAGCCGCGTACCAGATGGCAGTTCTGGCGTTTGAGCGCCGGGCGCAGATAGGCATTCGCAGCAGACCAGCGACGGCCTTTCCAGACCGTCTGTTCCATCGGGCCGAAACCTTCCTGCTTTTCGCCGTTGTAGTCGTTCGTGGTCTCGTAACCGGCTTCCCGTCCGGCATCGACGAAGGCCTGGAACAGCGGGTTGCTTCGCGGGCCGCGCGTCACATGCAGCGGTCCGTCGGAACCGCGCCATTCGGGATCGCCGCCATGGCCGCCTGAATGCCAGCTTTCCAGCCGCTTGAAATAGGGCAGGACATTCGCGTAGCCCCAGCCTTCCGCGCCACTTTCCGCCCAGTGGTCGTAATCGCAGGCGTTGCCGCGCACATAGACCATCCCGTTGATCGAGGACGACCCCCCGATCACCTTGCCGCGCGGCACGACAAGCTGCCGCCCGCCCAGATGCGGCTCTGGCTCGGACATATAGCCCCAGTCATAGCGGGACATGTTCATAGGATAGGACAGTGCGGCGGGCATCTGGATGAAGGGCCCCGCATCAGTGCCGCCGTGTTCAATCACGAGCACGGACTTTCCTGCTTCGCTAAGACGATAGGCCATGGCGCAGCCTGCGCTGCCTGCACCGACGATGACATAATCTGCTTGCATGGCGGGTATCCTAGAAGGGGGCTTCAACCGATCCCATGCGGACATAGACCGATTTCAACCGGCTGTAATGTTCGATGGCGGCCTTGGAATTTTCACGACCGATCCCGGATGCCTTCACTCCGCCGAACGGGACTTCCACCGGCGCATCGTTGTAGGAATTGACGTAACAGGTGCCGGCTTCAAATGCGCGAACGACCCTGTGCGCGCGCGCCAGATCCTTCGTGAAGACGCCTGCGGCAAGTCCGAAATCTGTCGCATTTGCACGTGTCAGCACGTCGTCTTCGTCGTCGAAATCGAGAACCGACATGACCGGCCCGAAGATTTCTTCCTGCGCGATCTTCATGTCGTCGCGCACATCTGCAAACACCGTGGGCTGCATGTAAAACCCCGGCTGATCCAGCGTGTCACCGCCATGGACGATCCGGGCGCCTTCGGATTTACCGATCTCGATATAGCGGAGCGCAATATCGCGCTGCGCCTGGCTGACCATCGGCCCGAAATTCGTCTTCTCCTCCATCGGGTCGCCGATGACGGCATCGGACAACCGCTCGGCAAGGCGGGCCAGAAAGCGTTCCTTGATCCCCGATTGAACAAACACCCGCGTTCCGTTGGAACAGATCTGTCCCGACGAATAGAAGTTAGCAAGGATTGCACCACCAACCGCATCCTCGATATACGCGTCGTCAAAGATGATCAGCGGTGATTTACCGCCCAGCTCCATCGTGACGTGTTTCATACCCGCAGCCGCAGCGGCATAGACCTTGCGCCCCGTCGCCACCGATCCTGTCAGGGATACCTTGGCGACGCGCGCGTCCGCGACCAGCGGCCCGCCTACCTCACCGGCGCCTTGGATGACGTTGAACAAGCCCGCCGGAAGTCCCGCCTCGACAAGGATTTCGGCCAGCTTCAACGCGCATAGCGGTGTCGTCTCCGACGGTTTGAAGATCATGGCATTGCCACATGCCAGCGCCGGGGCGGCCTTCCATGCAGCGATCTGCGTCGGGTAGTTCCATGCGCCAATGCCAACGCAAACCCCCAGCGGTTCCCGGATCGTGTAGGCCCAGTCCTCACCCAGCGGAATGTGTTCGCCTGTCAGGGTACCGGCAAGGCCACCAAAATATTCGAGCGCATCGGCTGCGCTGGTCGCATCCGCCACCAAGGTTTCCTGAAGGGGCTTGCCCGTGTCGTGAGTTTCCAGAACCGACAACTCGTGATTGCGTTCGCGCAGGATGTCAGCGGCGCGTCGAAGGACGCGGCCGCGTTCGGTGCCGGATTTGAGCGCCCATTCCTTTTGTGCCTGCTGCGCACTGGTAATTGCACGCTCGATGACCTCGGGCGTTGCGGTGTGGATCGTGGCGATGATGTTTCCTGTTGCGGGATAGATTACCTCCATTGCCTCGCCGGACGTGTCTTCGACATACTCGCCGTCAATGAAATGGCTTGCGCGTGGTTGGGGGTCAAAAGTCATGCTGTGTCCTTTTGTCGGTCGGAGGTCACTGCGACACACGGCGAGGAAAGCGCTGGCGTTCCTCGACGACGTTCAAATCCATGTGGTTGCGCATATAGCGCTCTGATGCCTTTTGCAGCGGCTGGTAGTCCCAGGGGTAATAGCCGCCTTGGCGCAGGGCCTCGTAGACGACCCGGCGCCGCGCCTGGCTTTGGCGGACCTCGGCGTCGAAGCGATCAAGGTCCCATCGCGCCGCAGCTATGATGCGGAACCGGGCAAGTACCTCTGCACATTCGGGATCATCCGCGCGGTTCACGCGTTCATGCGGGTCGGCGGCCAGATCGAATAGCTGTTCGGGGTCCAGTGTACAGTTGGTGTACTTCCAGTGTACGTCCCGCAGACACACCATCGGCGCATATGACGCCTCCGCCGCGTATTCCATCGCAACGGGTGTTTCGCGCGCCCCGCCCCGGCCCAGATGGACCAGACTTTCACCGGTCGTCCATGGCGCGACCTCTGACATATCGACCCCGGCCAGATCACAAAGGGTAGGGCAGACATCGATATTCGATACCGGGTCTTGGACAAGTCCCGGTGTCATCGACGGGGCGCTGATCATCATCGGAACACGCGCAGAGCCTTCATAGAAAGACATCTTGAACCAAAGCCCGCGCTCGCCAAGCATGTCGCCGTGATCTGACACGAACAGGATGATGGCCTCTTGCCCTGTCGCGTCAAGCGCCTCCATCACCTCGCCGATCTTGTCGTCCAGATAGGAAATATTCGCGAAATACGCCCGCCGTGACCGTCTGATGTCATCTTCGGTTATGTCGAAAGACCGCCAGTCATTGGCATCAAAGATGCGCCGGGAATGCGGGTCGTGATCTTCATACGCGATTGCAGGCACCTCCGGCAAAAGATGCTCGCAATCCTCGTAGAGATCCCAGTATTTCCGGCGCGCGACATAAGGATCATGCGGGTGCGTGAAGCTGACCGTCATGCACCATGGGCGCTCATCCGTGCCACGCGCAAGATCGTATACTTTCCGCGTCGCGTGGTAGGCGACTTCGTCGTCATACTCCATCTGGTTGGAAATCTCGGCGATCCCCGATCCCGTGACCGAACCCATATTGTGATACCACCAGTCGATCCGTTCGCCCGGCTTGCGATAGTCCGGCGTCCATCCGAAATCGGCTGGATAGATGTCGGTCGTCAGTCGCTCTTCGAATCCGTGAAGTTGGTCAGGGCCGACGAAATGCATCTTGCCTGACAGGCAGGTCTGGTATCCGGCACGCCGCAGGTGGTGTGCGTAGGTCGGGATGTCAGAGGCAAACTCCGCCGCGTTGTCATAGACGCGTGTGCGGCTGGGAAGTTGACCCGACATGAAACTGGCGCGCCCTGGCGCGCAGAGCGGTGAGGCAGTGTAGCAGTTGCGGAACCGCGTGGACTTCGCCGCCAGCCGCTTCAGATTGGGAGCATGCAGCCAGTCGGCGGGGCCGTCGGGAAACAGCGTCCCGTTCAACTGATCGACCATGAAGATAAGTATGTTCGGCTGAGTCATGTCACGAGATAGCGTTTCAGGCATAGGTCCAGATAGTCGTTTACAAGTTCTTCGGCTTCGAGCGGGTCCAGCGGTTCATCGCGGAGCGCCCTTCTGATGTAGATTCCATCGATCAACGCCGCGATGCCCTGCGCCGCCTTCGGCGCGCCGGGTCCAAGCAGTGGTCGCAACTCGGCAACCAGATTCGATCTGAGTCGTCTTTGATAGACCCTAAGCAGCCGCGTCGCGTCGTCTGATTTTTGAGCAAGTACGTAGAAATTGAGCCACGCGCTTATCACGGCCGGTTGGAAATTCTGTTCGGAAAAGCTCGTGCGAATGATCGCCTCGATCCGTTTCCGAGGGTCATCAACCTTGGCCATCTCCGCCCGCACTTCCTTGCCGAATATCGTAAGGATGTGACGCATCGAAGATAGGAACAGGTTGTTCTTGCTTCCAAAATAGTGGTGAGCGAGCGCACTGGACATGCCGGCGCTGCGCGCGATCTGACTGACAGTCACCTCAAGCGACCCCGTACGCCCGATCTCAGTGATCGTGGCGCGGATCAGGGCATCCTTGCGGATCGGCTCCATCCCAACTTTCGGCATAATTCCTCAAAACAGGTTGTATCTTTGCCTAATGTTGTTTTTATTGACTCGTCAATCAAAAAAACAGGGACGCATTCTATGTCTTTCAAAATTTCCGTTTCTGCGCTCGCGATAATGCTGGCAGCAGGACAGGTCTCCGCCAATTGCGATAGCGTGTCCTTCTCGGATGTGGGGTGGACGGATATCACGACCACGACCTCTGCCACGAAGCAGGTCGTGGAAGCGCTCGGTTACGATGTCGACGTGAAGGTGCTGTCTGTGCCGGTGACGTTCTCGTCGCTTGAAAGCGATGATATCGATGTCTTTCTGGGCAACTGGATTCCCGCGCAAAATGGTGCCATCAAACCGTATCTCGATAGCGGCGAGGTCGAGCAGGTTCGGGTCAATCTCGAAGGGACCAAGTACACGCTTGCCGTGCCGACCTATGCCTATGAGGCCGGGCTGCAAAGCTACGCAGACATTCACAAGTTTCGTGACGAGCTTGACGAAAAGATCTACGGAATTGAGCCTGGCAATGAAGGCAACGTCTATCTCGTCAGCCTGATCGAAGAAAACAAGTTCGACCTTGAAGGGTTCGAAGTCGTTGAAAGCTCCGAGCAAGGAATGCTCGCACAGGTTCGTCGCCTTTATGACGATGAAGAACCCGTCGTCTTCCTGGGTTGGGAACCTCACCCGATGAACGCGAACTTTGACCTGGAATATCTGCCGGGCGGCGAGGACTTCTTCGGTGGTGAAGGCGTGGTCTACACCACGACCCGGAAAGGTTTCAGCGAGGAATGTCCGAACCTTGGGAAGCTGCTTCAGAATCTCGAATTCACGTTGCCGATGGAAAACGAAATCATGGGCAGAATTCTGGATGATGGCGAAGATGCAGATGATGCCACCATGGAATGGATGATGGCCAACCCAGAAATTCTGGACGGCTGGCTTGACGGTGTGACCACAGTAGACGGCAATCCTGGATTGCCCGCCGTCAAAGAGGCCTTCGGTCTGTAATCTCCTTGGGGCCGCCGCCTGGCGGCCCCGCTTCCATTTCAGAAGGAGCAACAGATGGAATGGCTAACCGAGACGAAGATCCCGGTCGGCAAGACCGCGAGTGATATATTTGACTGGTTACAAGACAACGGGTCGGCGTTTTTTGATGGATTGGCGGCGGTCATGGAATGGCTGATCGATGGAATTCTATGGATCTTGCAGACCCCCCATCCGCTGATGGTTGTTGCGGTTTTCGTCGGGATCACGTGGTTCATTCATAAAAGCTGGAAGATGTGCCTGTTCGTCGGGCTCGGCTTTCTCTTCATTCTCAATCAGGGATACTGGGAAGAAACGACGGAGAGCCTGACCCTTGTGCTATCCTCTTGTGCCGTCTGCATGGCAATCGGCGTGCCGATCGGAATCGTCGCCGCCCATCGTCCGAAACTGTATCGCGCGATGCGACCGGTTCTGGACTTGATGCAGACGCTTCCGACTTTTGTCTACCTGATCCCGGCGATCGTCTTTTTCGGCATTGGAATGGTACCTGGGCTGATCGCGACGGTTATCTTCGTACTGCCAGCGCCCATTCGGCTAACGCATTTGGGAATATCTTCTACACCGACGCCGTTACTGGAAGCCGCTGACGCCTTTGGAGCGACCGCCGGACAGAAACTCTGGAAAGTCGAACTGCCCTACGCGGCGCCGCAAATCATGACGGGGCTGAACCAAACGATCATGTTGTCCCTGTCGATGGTGGTCATAGCTGCCCTCGTCGGTGCTGACGGTCTGGGTGTGCCAGTTGTTCGCGCGCTGAACCAGGTGAACACGGCACTGGGTTTTGAAAGTGGTTTTATCATTGTCGTCGTCGCGATCATGCTTGACCGAATTCTACGGGTGGAACGCAAATGACAGCAGTCGTCTTCGATAACGTCTCGATCGTTTTTGGCAACAAGCCGCAGATCGCCTTGCCCTTGATGGATCAGGGGCAGGACCGCGCGGAAGTCAAGGAAGCAACTGAGCAGGTTCTCGGCGTGCACAACTGTTCGCTAACGGTGGAAGAGGGCGAGATACTCGTTCTGATGGGTCTTTCCGGCTCTGGGAAGTCGACTCTTTTGCGTGCCGTGAACGGGCTGAACCCGGTGGTGCGCGGTCGCGTGCTGGTCAATGATGGCAACGAGATGGCCGACGTGACCAATGCCTCAGATGCCACTTTGCGGCATCTGAGGCAAAAGCGTGTTGCGATGGTGTTCCAGCAGTTTGGACTTCTTCCATGGCGGAGCGTGCGTGAGAATGTCGGGCTGGGGCTGGAGTTGGCGGGTTTGCCTGCGAAAGAACGCGATGCCCAGGTGGAGCAGCAACTTGACCTTGTCGGTCTATCCGATTGGGCTGACCGTCCCGTAAGCGATCTGTCGGGTGGGATGCAGCAGCGTGTCGGTCTTGCGCGTGCGTTCGCGACCGAGGCGCCGATCTTGCTGATGGATGAACCCTTTTCGGCCCTTGACCCGCTGATCCGAAACCGTCTTCAGGACGAATTGCTTGAATTGCAGCGGAAACTGGGGCGCACAATCATCTTCGTCAGCCATGATCTGGATGAAGCATTTAAGCTGGGTGACAGGATTGCCATCATGGACGGCGGACGTATCGTGCAATGTGGCACGCCGCAGGAAATTTTCACTGACCCAGCAACCGATTATGTTGCGGATTTCGTCGCGCACATGAACCCGCTCGGCGTCTTGCGGGCAAGCGATGTGCTGGAGCCGCCGACCGATGATGACTTTGCCGCGACGGTCGAACTGGATGCAAGCATTCAGGAGGTCATGCAAGCCGCCCATGATGTGCATGCGCCAGTGGCTGTCGAGAAGGATGGCAAGCTGGTCGGACGCATAACCCGTAACGGGATTCTTGGGAAACTGCTTGATCCTAGACAATAGCATGGCTCCCGTGAAGCACGGGGTCCCTATGATCGACACAGGGTAGGCGCGACTTGGCGCTTACCCTGTCTCTTCGCGGCCCGGTTACGGCGTGACGACAACTGATGGCCATGCCTGTTAACGGTGCCTTGTGGCAATGGCGGGCTCGGGAAACACCTGCTCGCTATGGTGGTTCTAGTGCAGTGCGGCTCGGAGATGTTTGATATAATAAAGCTATATCAATATCTTAGCTATCTTGCTTGACGATCAGATGGCGCAACTCCATGTTGGGGCCGATCTGGCGGCGGGCTGTTCGGCCGCCGAGATAGGATATTTGGGGGAAACGATGAAAACGCTATTCAAGACTATCGCTCTTTGTGCGACGACCAGCCTGTCGTTCAGTGCGGTTGCTTATGCGGACACGGCGAAAGTAGTTACGGATCCAAGCTTTGTCCCGTTCGAGATGATGGACCAGGACACCGGCGAGATGACCGGTTTTGACATGGATATCATCCGTGAGCTTGCCGATCGTGCGGGTTTTGAGATCGAAATCAATACGATGGACTTCAACGGCATCATTCCTGCGGTTCAAACCGGCAGCGTAGATATCGCGATTGCGGGCATCACGATCACGGATGAACGCTCTGAGATCGTCGATTTTTCTGACCCGTATTATGACAGCGGCCTGAAAATCCTCGTCGGTGCCAATCAGGATGATGTGGAAAGCATCGAGGATTTGGAAGGAATGACGATTGGCACGAAGATCGGTTCCACCAGCTTCGACTACCTGACCGAGACGCTTGGCGATACTGCGACCATTACGCCCTATCCGGGGTCGAGCGATATGTATATGGCTTTGCTGGGTGGCAGCGTCGACGCAGTGTTCTATGACGCTCCCAATGTCGGGTACTTCGCGCAAACCCGCGGTGAAGGTCGCGTGAAAGTCGTGGGCCCGCTTTACGAAGGGCAGCAGTACGGCATCGCCTTTGTCAAAGGCAGCGAACTGGTCGATCCGGTGAACGAAGCGCTGGCCGCGATGCGCGAAGACGGGACATATGACGAGATCCACACCAAGTGGTTCGGGTCCAGCAGCAATTAAGATGTTTGGCGCCGTTCGGCGCATGAAAGAAAGTGAGCTGTTCAGGTTGGTGCGACCGGCCTGAACAGTGTCGCGTTTAGTCGATAAAGCATTCCGGAGCCTCTCCCGTTGGATCTTACATTTCAGTTTGACTGGCAGGCGGCATTTGCCTCCATCCCTTATCTTCTCAAAGGCGTCCCATATACGCTGCTGATCTCGTTCGGCGGGCTTGCCATCGGTTTCGTCATCGGCATCGTGTTCGGCTTGATGCGTATAAGCGCCCATCCATGGCTGCGCTGGCCCGCGGTAGCCTATATCGAGGTGTTTCGCGGCACGCCGGTGCTCGTTCAGGTGCTTTTCATCTTCTACGGTCTGCCGCAGCTGTTGGGCGGCCCGATTGACGCCCTGACGGCGGGCATAGCAGCGATCGCCGTTAACTCCGGCGCGTATATTTCCGAGATCGTGCGGGGTGGGGTGCAGTCCATCGCTGTCGGTCAAAGCGAGGCGGGGCTATCACTTGGGCTGTCAAAAACGCAAACCTTCCGATACGTGATCTGGCCTCAGAGTTTCCGTCGCATGATCCCGGCGCTCGGCAACCAGTGTATCATCAGCATCAAGGATACGTCGCTGTTTGCCGTCATCGGCGTAGGGGAACTGGTGCGGCAGGGACAGATCTACATCGCCACGACGTTTACAGCACTTGAAGTCTATCTGATGGTCGCGCTCATCTATCTGGCGATCACGCTGACACTATCCATTCTGTTGCGCACGCTGGAAAGCAAAGGGCTGGTCGGACAATGACACACCAGAATAAATCACGGCCCGAAGGCCAGCCCATCGTGCGTATGGAAAAGCTGAACAAGCATTTCGGTGACTTGCATGTTCTCAACGATATCGACCTTGAAGTTACACCCGGCGAGGTGGTCGTAATCATCGGAGCCAGTGGTTCGGGCAAATCCACGTTGATCCGCTGCATCAACGGGCTGGAGGAATTCCAGAAGGGTTTTCTTGAGGTTGACGGCAACCAGTTGGAACCCCATGGCAAGGCCAGCCGTGCACTGCGCCAGATCCGCACCGAGGTGGGGATGGTGTTTCAGCAGTTCAACCTGTTCCCGCATTTAAGCGTGCAGGACAATGTGACGCTCGCGCCGACCAAGGTCCGCCATGCCAGCCCCGATGACGCACACAAGACCGCGCTGAAGTTGCTAGAACGCGTCGGTATCGCTGATCAGGCGGAAAAGTTCCCGTCGCAACTGTCGGGCGGTCAGCAGCAGCGTGTCGCCTTGAGCAGAGCTTTGGCGATGGAGCCGAAGCTGATGCTGTTCGATGAGCCGACCTCGGCGCTTGATCCCGAAATGATTGGTGAAGTGCTGGACGCGATGCGCGAACTTGCGCGCGATGGCATGACAATGATCATCGTCACCCACGAGATGGGATTTGCCCGCGAAGTGGCGGACCGGGTGATTTACATCCATAAGGGCGAGATCGTGGAACAAGGGACGCCCGAGCAGGTCTTCGACAACCCGCAGCATGAGCGTACCCGTAGCTTCTTGGCGCGTGTTCTCCGGCACTAGGTCGGGATAATTTCTGGTAGGCTCGGACCCGCCGTCCAGCGCTGGTGTCAGCAAATATAGTACTATGTTTCGATGAAGCCGTTGTCGGTTGGCTTTCCGGGCCGCGAGAACTCCAGCGCCACATCGTTGGCATAGGCCTCATAAGTTCAGGTCGCGGGGGATGAATTCGCCGCCCTGGTCGACTCGTACCGTGATCGGGTAATCTACCCGCGCAGACGCTTTCCAGCTTTTCGACCACGTCTTCGCCCCGATAGCTGAACCGGGGTCTCCCGCTGGACAGAAGCGCGAATGGGTGTCCACCACCCTCAGCTTCTTTCCCAAAGCGAACTGATCGTGAACACAGTCTATCGCCCGGACATCATTTGGTCCTCTCCCAGCCAGGAAAGCTGAGCCGAAAACTCCAGCTTCAAACGATCCAGTTTTCAGGGGGCAGAGCAACTCACGGTGAGCGTGGCGTGTCGGCGCATTCACCGGGGTGATCGCTATACTTGTGGTAGGCATACAGGTGCACAGCGGCGGCAAGCGGGGCGTCCTGCGAAGCCAGTTTTTCAAACATGTCAACGCCGTTAACGTCGGTATATAGCTGCTTGATCATGGCTTCAGCCAAAAGGGTGCGCGAGACATTCATGCGATCCATGATGAAGTTCAGGATTACTGTTTTCTCGCCGGTTGACAGACAGCGTCTTTCCTCCTGTGCCATCGCGGGCGCGGCTACCAGAGCCAGCAAACAAATCAGTTTGTTCATATGACCTTGTTCCTCTCACAAGCTTTGTCGATGGCGTGGATGTCCCTTCCGACGCAGCACAAAGTGATGAAGCCATCACAACGGGAGAAAACATCGCTGTCCGAGGTTACCATTATCGAAATCAATCTGGCACAGCGCGGTTTTCAGTTCGCGGCGCGCGCGACAATGGGTCTGAGGCATTTCTCAAGAAGCTGTCCCAAGGTTCGTTTCTGACCTTCGTCGCGCAGCATTACAAGTGGATCATCGCGATGGGAGCCCGCGTTGCAGGCCCCTTGATAGCCACAGCACGCTTTAGGCTTGGTCGCTGACTAACGATGCGCCTTCGAACTTATCGCCATGACGGCGCATTGGTATTTTCGGGTGGGATGGTCCGTATCACTGGGCAGTCGATAACTCGCAGCCTCTCGACACCGCGACTTCGCCGACCCGCGTTTCCTGGGCGCAGCAGTAAGAAGTCGGCGTAACCTCACAAGTCGGACTGGCCGACGACAGGTCGAGATGCAGGCAGATGATTAGCATGCAGTATAACAGGATTGTAGGCCGCTCAGCCCGCAGTCGTTGATGCAACGGTTCCCTTGGTGGTTAGATAGGCAGGAATTCCACCGTCACACCCGCCGCATATTCCGGTTCGACAATGATGCAGCGCTCGGATCGGGTATATGGAACGGAGCTGTCTTCCAGGCATCTTGTGACATCTGTCAAACTCCGCACGGCTACGCGTAACCGGATATATCGCCCGGCACCTGGGTTCGTTGCGGGGTGGTTGTCGTGGGCCTGAGTGGACGGAAGCAAGCGGATTGTGCCGCCCATAGCCGGAGGGCGCAGAACCACGGACCCGTCGGGCTGCGGGTCGGTGGTAAAGCCGAAGAGCCGTTGATAGCGCTGACCGTCAGCCTCGGTGTTATCAGAAATCGCCACGACCTCAAGCACA
Coding sequences within:
- the choX gene encoding choline ABC transporter substrate-binding protein; the encoded protein is MLAAGQVSANCDSVSFSDVGWTDITTTTSATKQVVEALGYDVDVKVLSVPVTFSSLESDDIDVFLGNWIPAQNGAIKPYLDSGEVEQVRVNLEGTKYTLAVPTYAYEAGLQSYADIHKFRDELDEKIYGIEPGNEGNVYLVSLIEENKFDLEGFEVVESSEQGMLAQVRRLYDDEEPVVFLGWEPHPMNANFDLEYLPGGEDFFGGEGVVYTTTRKGFSEECPNLGKLLQNLEFTLPMENEIMGRILDDGEDADDATMEWMMANPEILDGWLDGVTTVDGNPGLPAVKEAFGL
- the betC gene encoding choline-sulfatase, coding for MTQPNILIFMVDQLNGTLFPDGPADWLHAPNLKRLAAKSTRFRNCYTASPLCAPGRASFMSGQLPSRTRVYDNAAEFASDIPTYAHHLRRAGYQTCLSGKMHFVGPDQLHGFEERLTTDIYPADFGWTPDYRKPGERIDWWYHNMGSVTGSGIAEISNQMEYDDEVAYHATRKVYDLARGTDERPWCMTVSFTHPHDPYVARRKYWDLYEDCEHLLPEVPAIAYEDHDPHSRRIFDANDWRSFDITEDDIRRSRRAYFANISYLDDKIGEVMEALDATGQEAIILFVSDHGDMLGERGLWFKMSFYEGSARVPMMISAPSMTPGLVQDPVSNIDVCPTLCDLAGVDMSEVAPWTTGESLVHLGRGGARETPVAMEYAAEASYAPMVCLRDVHWKYTNCTLDPEQLFDLAADPHERVNRADDPECAEVLARFRIIAAARWDLDRFDAEVRQSQARRRVVYEALRQGGYYPWDYQPLQKASERYMRNHMDLNVVEERQRFPRRVSQ
- the betA gene encoding choline dehydrogenase; this translates as MQADYVIVGAGSAGCAMAYRLSEAGKSVLVIEHGGTDAGPFIQMPAALSYPMNMSRYDWGYMSEPEPHLGGRQLVVPRGKVIGGSSSINGMVYVRGNACDYDHWAESGAEGWGYANVLPYFKRLESWHSGGHGGDPEWRGSDGPLHVTRGPRSNPLFQAFVDAGREAGYETTNDYNGEKQEGFGPMEQTVWKGRRWSAANAYLRPALKRQNCHLVRGFARRVVIENGRATGVEIDRGGKIETISAGREVILAASSLNSPKLLMLSGIGPAAHLREHGIEVVADRAGVGQNLQDHLELYLQMASSQPITLYKHWNLFSKALIGAQWLLTRKGLGASNQFESAAFIRSRAGVQYPDIQYHFLPIAVRYDGQAAAEGHGFQAHVGPMRSASRGAVSLKSADPSDAPKILFNYMSHDSDWEDFRACIRLTREIFAQDAFKPYVKHEIQPGDAVQSDAALDDFIREHVESAYHPCGTCRMGRADDPMAVVDPDTRVIGVDGLRVADSSIFPRITNGNLNGPSILVGEKASDHILGRDPLPSSNAKPWVHPNWQNSQR
- the betB gene encoding betaine-aldehyde dehydrogenase; the protein is MTFDPQPRASHFIDGEYVEDTSGEAMEVIYPATGNIIATIHTATPEVIERAITSAQQAQKEWALKSGTERGRVLRRAADILRERNHELSVLETHDTGKPLQETLVADATSAADALEYFGGLAGTLTGEHIPLGEDWAYTIREPLGVCVGIGAWNYPTQIAAWKAAPALACGNAMIFKPSETTPLCALKLAEILVEAGLPAGLFNVIQGAGEVGGPLVADARVAKVSLTGSVATGRKVYAAAAAGMKHVTMELGGKSPLIIFDDAYIEDAVGGAILANFYSSGQICSNGTRVFVQSGIKERFLARLAERLSDAVIGDPMEEKTNFGPMVSQAQRDIALRYIEIGKSEGARIVHGGDTLDQPGFYMQPTVFADVRDDMKIAQEEIFGPVMSVLDFDDEDDVLTRANATDFGLAAGVFTKDLARAHRVVRAFEAGTCYVNSYNDAPVEVPFGGVKASGIGRENSKAAIEHYSRLKSVYVRMGSVEAPF
- the betI gene encoding choline-responsive transcriptional repressor BetI, encoding MPKVGMEPIRKDALIRATITEIGRTGSLEVTVSQIARSAGMSSALAHHYFGSKNNLFLSSMRHILTIFGKEVRAEMAKVDDPRKRIEAIIRTSFSEQNFQPAVISAWLNFYVLAQKSDDATRLLRVYQRRLRSNLVAELRPLLGPGAPKAAQGIAALIDGIYIRRALRDEPLDPLEAEELVNDYLDLCLKRYLVT